A genomic region of Branchiostoma lanceolatum isolate klBraLanc5 chromosome 4, klBraLanc5.hap2, whole genome shotgun sequence contains the following coding sequences:
- the LOC136432271 gene encoding NXPE family member 3-like isoform X2, producing the protein MKFPHQGLLNWGQDATDHQDVPKPLLKSHLNEPPVNPRLIEPEDEVQPCLPNQPLLIDQVTYPEYTEIVVLNRDRLYHQGDVLTVRVVARDKKRRPKTYGGDFFRARLVSSARSPKASSPGHVTDHCNGTYTVQFPLYWVGNVLIKIQLVHPSEAVKVLQRVREIPNKIVFYCTFVDFKSKATEKRQCYSSANPSLQPHQLCDFSKQEANGTWICLKPDKLSCSTIKLCKSDGSKSHQRAPGLVSEKERTLFQRPYIEAELDFKEPIRVLDSEGPTHQHLPPCTYTMDAHESQASFGASLGHWSGKVWKSSACNVRVFTKEDIQRCLADKIVYMKGDSTIRQWYQRLQKEVPLRSTTGKFTRSGSNSGYNSRWNISVRQQFHHFPRQGSNQVVFKDVRYTVDMLDSIQGGPNTAIIIGVWSHFKTQPLDMFRSRMYAIRGAIHRLMHRGPGTRVFVRTGTTREHKGGKLSYYLLGSDWLAYQITELIREMFRADPDVVVLDTWDMSLCQPGKDALHPDQAMVDSQINMMLSHICPT; encoded by the exons ATGAAGTTTCCCCATCAAGGATTACTGAATTGGGGACAAGACGCTACAGATCATCAGGACGTTCCCAAGCCGTTGTTGAAATCTCACCTCAATGAGCCACCAGTTAACCCTCGTCTCATTGAGCCAGAAGACGAAGTCCAACCTTGCCTTCCCAACCAGCCTCTGCTCATTGACCAGGTCACCTACCCAGAGTACACGGAGATAGTCGTGTTAAATAGAGACAGACTGTATCACCAAGGAGACGTTCTTACCGTGAGGGTGGTAGCGAGAGACAAGAAACGACGACCGAAGACGTACGGAGGAGACTTTTTCCGTGCCAGACTCGTCAGCAGTGCCCGTTCCCCAAAGGCCAGTAGCCCCGGTCACGTCACTGACCACTGTAACGGCACCTACACCGTGCAGTTCCCGCTCTACTGGGTAGGGAACGTTTTG ATAAAGATCCAGCTTGTCCATCCAAGCGAAGCAGTGAAGGTTCTACAGAGAGTGCGAGAAATTCCGAACAAGATAGTCTTCTACTGCACCTTCGTCGATTTCAAATCGAAAGCCACAGAAAAGCGACAATGCTACAGCTCTGCAAATCCCAGCCTGCAACCCCACCAACTGTGCGATTTCTCCAAACAAGAGGCGAACGGGACATGGATCTGCCTGAAACCGGACAAACTCTCTTGTTCCACCATCAAACTGTGTAAGTCCGACGGGAGCAAGAGCCATCAAAGGGCACCGGGTCTCGTGTCCGAAAAGGAAAGAACGCTTTTCCAAAG GCCATATATAGAAGCAGAACTAGACTTCAAGGAGCCCATACGTGTCCTTGATTCAGAAGGACCGACACATCAACATCTGCCGCCGTGTACATATACAATGGACGCACATGAGTCTCAAGCTTCATTTGGGGCATCATTGGGACATTGGTCAGGCAAGGTCTGGAAGTCTTCGGCGTGCAATGTCCGGGTGTTCACTAAGGAGGACATCCAACGGTGCCTGGCTGACAAGATCGTGTACATGAAAG GTGACTCAACAATTAGGCAGTGGTACCAGCGTTTACAGAAAGAAGTACCGTTGAGATCAACTACCGGGAAATTTACAC GTAGTGGAAGCAACAGTGGGTACAACAGTCGATGGAATATCTCTGTTCGTCAGCAGTTCCACCACTTCCCAAGACAAGGATCTAATCAGGTTGTCTTTAAGGATGTCAGGTACACTGTCGACATGCTTGACTCCATTCAAGGAGGCCCGAATACCGCCATAATCATCGGTGTGTGGTCTCACTTCAAGACGCAGCCGTTGGACATGTTCCGGTCGCGGATGTACGCCATACGGGGCGCCATACATCGTCTGATGCACAGGGGCCCCGGCACGCGGGTTTTCGTGAGAACTGGAACAACACGAGAGCATAAGGGCGGAAAATTGTCGTATTACCTGCTAGGAAGCGACTGGCTGGCTTACCAGATCACGGAGCTGATACGAGAGATGTTCCGGGCGGATCCAGACGTGGTCGTGTTGGACACGTGGGACATGAGCTTGTGTCAGCCGGGCAAAGACGCACTTCACCCAGATCAAGCTATGGTGGACAGTCAAATAAACATGATGCTGTCACATATCTGCCCCACTTAA
- the LOC136432271 gene encoding NXPE family member 3-like isoform X1, protein MTTISRPSAAVFLVTVLIYMATMKFPHQGLLNWGQDATDHQDVPKPLLKSHLNEPPVNPRLIEPEDEVQPCLPNQPLLIDQVTYPEYTEIVVLNRDRLYHQGDVLTVRVVARDKKRRPKTYGGDFFRARLVSSARSPKASSPGHVTDHCNGTYTVQFPLYWVGNVLIKIQLVHPSEAVKVLQRVREIPNKIVFYCTFVDFKSKATEKRQCYSSANPSLQPHQLCDFSKQEANGTWICLKPDKLSCSTIKLCKSDGSKSHQRAPGLVSEKERTLFQRPYIEAELDFKEPIRVLDSEGPTHQHLPPCTYTMDAHESQASFGASLGHWSGKVWKSSACNVRVFTKEDIQRCLADKIVYMKGDSTIRQWYQRLQKEVPLRSTTGKFTRSGSNSGYNSRWNISVRQQFHHFPRQGSNQVVFKDVRYTVDMLDSIQGGPNTAIIIGVWSHFKTQPLDMFRSRMYAIRGAIHRLMHRGPGTRVFVRTGTTREHKGGKLSYYLLGSDWLAYQITELIREMFRADPDVVVLDTWDMSLCQPGKDALHPDQAMVDSQINMMLSHICPT, encoded by the exons ATGACGACCATTTCCCGACCGAGCGCTGCTGTATTTTTGGTGACTGTGCTGATTTATATGGCG ACGATGAAGTTTCCCCATCAAGGATTACTGAATTGGGGACAAGACGCTACAGATCATCAGGACGTTCCCAAGCCGTTGTTGAAATCTCACCTCAATGAGCCACCAGTTAACCCTCGTCTCATTGAGCCAGAAGACGAAGTCCAACCTTGCCTTCCCAACCAGCCTCTGCTCATTGACCAGGTCACCTACCCAGAGTACACGGAGATAGTCGTGTTAAATAGAGACAGACTGTATCACCAAGGAGACGTTCTTACCGTGAGGGTGGTAGCGAGAGACAAGAAACGACGACCGAAGACGTACGGAGGAGACTTTTTCCGTGCCAGACTCGTCAGCAGTGCCCGTTCCCCAAAGGCCAGTAGCCCCGGTCACGTCACTGACCACTGTAACGGCACCTACACCGTGCAGTTCCCGCTCTACTGGGTAGGGAACGTTTTG ATAAAGATCCAGCTTGTCCATCCAAGCGAAGCAGTGAAGGTTCTACAGAGAGTGCGAGAAATTCCGAACAAGATAGTCTTCTACTGCACCTTCGTCGATTTCAAATCGAAAGCCACAGAAAAGCGACAATGCTACAGCTCTGCAAATCCCAGCCTGCAACCCCACCAACTGTGCGATTTCTCCAAACAAGAGGCGAACGGGACATGGATCTGCCTGAAACCGGACAAACTCTCTTGTTCCACCATCAAACTGTGTAAGTCCGACGGGAGCAAGAGCCATCAAAGGGCACCGGGTCTCGTGTCCGAAAAGGAAAGAACGCTTTTCCAAAG GCCATATATAGAAGCAGAACTAGACTTCAAGGAGCCCATACGTGTCCTTGATTCAGAAGGACCGACACATCAACATCTGCCGCCGTGTACATATACAATGGACGCACATGAGTCTCAAGCTTCATTTGGGGCATCATTGGGACATTGGTCAGGCAAGGTCTGGAAGTCTTCGGCGTGCAATGTCCGGGTGTTCACTAAGGAGGACATCCAACGGTGCCTGGCTGACAAGATCGTGTACATGAAAG GTGACTCAACAATTAGGCAGTGGTACCAGCGTTTACAGAAAGAAGTACCGTTGAGATCAACTACCGGGAAATTTACAC GTAGTGGAAGCAACAGTGGGTACAACAGTCGATGGAATATCTCTGTTCGTCAGCAGTTCCACCACTTCCCAAGACAAGGATCTAATCAGGTTGTCTTTAAGGATGTCAGGTACACTGTCGACATGCTTGACTCCATTCAAGGAGGCCCGAATACCGCCATAATCATCGGTGTGTGGTCTCACTTCAAGACGCAGCCGTTGGACATGTTCCGGTCGCGGATGTACGCCATACGGGGCGCCATACATCGTCTGATGCACAGGGGCCCCGGCACGCGGGTTTTCGTGAGAACTGGAACAACACGAGAGCATAAGGGCGGAAAATTGTCGTATTACCTGCTAGGAAGCGACTGGCTGGCTTACCAGATCACGGAGCTGATACGAGAGATGTTCCGGGCGGATCCAGACGTGGTCGTGTTGGACACGTGGGACATGAGCTTGTGTCAGCCGGGCAAAGACGCACTTCACCCAGATCAAGCTATGGTGGACAGTCAAATAAACATGATGCTGTCACATATCTGCCCCACTTAA